One segment of Mycobacterium spongiae DNA contains the following:
- a CDS encoding polyprenyl synthetase family protein, protein MSFGRSTHRLPRLAEVPPVGEMSPEMSAEVSPEISSLSMAPVADSSPTTQRNRAVTVSGGAWLSNLRLAVLASIADYVATQRTALDVAGFDAAGDLLEEFVSRGKCLRSTFMYLGWLSGAAPSSAALSAAASLELLHAFALLQDDVMDQSSERRGLPAAHVKLARWYRESGLSGSAERFGESAATLLGDMCLIWAEQMLRESGIDAHRLQRIWPRYDAMRIELAVGQFGDLASDVRDLPSLDAVLDVARRKSGNYTVRRPLEIGAAMAGCDDRTLAQLGRYGAAVGEAFQLRDDLLGVFGSPAITGKPSGGDLLERKATSVVVTAHHLADEPARLRLVELVNSDDLDETQLDCFKTLIVTTGAAQRIEDMIGHRVELARNALDELAIDDAVQRALDDLAVACAKRSA, encoded by the coding sequence ATGAGTTTTGGCCGTTCGACCCATCGGTTGCCGCGGCTGGCGGAAGTTCCACCAGTTGGCGAGATGAGTCCCGAGATGAGCGCCGAGGTCAGCCCCGAGATCAGTTCACTGTCGATGGCGCCCGTTGCGGATTCGTCACCGACGACGCAGAGAAACCGGGCAGTCACCGTCTCCGGTGGCGCCTGGCTATCCAACCTGCGACTGGCCGTGCTGGCCAGCATTGCCGACTACGTCGCGACCCAGCGCACGGCTCTTGACGTGGCTGGCTTCGACGCGGCCGGCGACCTGCTGGAGGAGTTTGTCTCGCGGGGTAAGTGCTTGCGCTCCACCTTCATGTACCTGGGTTGGTTGTCTGGAGCCGCACCGAGTTCAGCGGCCCTGTCGGCCGCCGCCAGTTTGGAGCTGCTGCACGCCTTCGCGCTCCTGCAAGACGACGTGATGGACCAATCGTCCGAACGCCGAGGCCTTCCGGCCGCCCATGTCAAGCTGGCCCGTTGGTACCGGGAAAGTGGATTGTCGGGCTCAGCAGAACGTTTCGGCGAATCGGCCGCTACCTTGCTCGGCGACATGTGCCTGATCTGGGCCGAGCAGATGCTACGCGAAAGTGGCATCGATGCTCACCGCCTGCAACGAATATGGCCGCGCTACGACGCCATGCGCATCGAACTGGCAGTCGGCCAATTCGGCGACCTGGCAAGCGATGTGCGCGACCTTCCGTCGTTGGATGCGGTTCTTGACGTAGCGAGGCGCAAGTCGGGCAACTACACGGTGCGCCGCCCGTTGGAGATTGGGGCGGCAATGGCCGGTTGCGACGATCGCACTCTGGCGCAGCTGGGCCGCTATGGTGCCGCCGTCGGTGAGGCCTTCCAACTTCGCGATGACCTTCTGGGTGTCTTCGGCTCGCCGGCGATCACCGGCAAGCCTAGTGGGGGGGATCTGCTCGAACGCAAGGCGACCAGCGTTGTGGTAACCGCCCATCACTTGGCCGACGAGCCGGCGCGGCTCCGGCTTGTCGAACTGGTGAACAGTGACGATCTCGATGAGACACAGCTTGACTGCTTCAAGACGTTGATTGTGACAACCGGTGCTGCGCAGCGGATCGAAGACATGATTGGCCATCGGGTTGAGCTTGCTCGAAATGCCCTGGACGAGTTGGCGATTGACGATGCAGTTCAGCGGGCGCTGGACGATCTGGCGGTCGCTTGTGCGAAGCGGTCCGCGTGA
- the crtI gene encoding phytoene desaturase family protein, producing the protein MRTVRGLTDHVVVIGAGLAGLSTALHLAGRGRRVTVVEREPWPGGRAGRIDIGGYRIDTGPTVLTMPDLIDDVFAAVGETRSDRLELLPVDPAYHAVFADGSSLDVHTDPDRMTAAIEAFADRKQAAGYRRLRDWLERLYRIEFDGFIAANFDSPLSLLTPQLARLVALGGFRNWDAMVKRHITDSRLRRVFTFQSLYAGVAPQDALAVYAVIAYMDTISGVFFPRGGIRALPDALADAGSDAGVQFRYCSSVTELERRGERVTAVRTDQGERIACDAVVLTTELPRTYELLGRTPRRLGRLRAAPSAVVVHAGCDSLAMPDKPTAHHSILFGEAWEQTFTDIIRDGRLMRDPSLLVTRPTAGDPSLAPAGRDLLYLLAPAPNLAGSSVDWSGVGDAYARTILNTVADRLMPGLRDSAEVLDVVTPKDWARQGMAAGSPFALAHTFGQTGPFRPANTVRGIGNAVLAGSSTVPGVGVPTTLISGRLAADRITGLIDRPVAHIDMKAPLP; encoded by the coding sequence ATGCGGACCGTGCGGGGACTAACAGATCACGTGGTGGTGATCGGTGCGGGATTGGCCGGGCTGTCGACCGCACTGCACCTGGCCGGCCGCGGCCGCAGAGTTACGGTGGTCGAGCGCGAACCGTGGCCGGGCGGCCGTGCCGGACGAATCGACATTGGCGGTTACCGGATCGACACCGGCCCCACCGTGCTGACCATGCCCGACCTCATCGATGACGTTTTTGCCGCCGTCGGCGAAACGCGTTCTGACCGCTTGGAGCTGCTCCCGGTCGACCCGGCCTACCACGCGGTATTCGCCGATGGCAGCTCTCTGGACGTGCACACTGATCCGGATCGGATGACCGCCGCCATCGAAGCTTTCGCGGATCGCAAGCAGGCTGCGGGCTACCGCCGGCTGCGCGACTGGCTGGAGCGGTTGTACCGCATCGAGTTCGACGGCTTCATCGCCGCGAACTTCGACTCGCCACTGTCGCTGCTGACCCCGCAGCTGGCCAGGCTGGTGGCGCTCGGCGGATTCCGCAACTGGGACGCAATGGTCAAGCGCCACATCACCGATTCCCGATTGCGGCGGGTGTTCACCTTCCAGTCGTTGTATGCCGGTGTGGCACCCCAAGACGCGCTGGCGGTTTACGCCGTCATCGCCTACATGGACACCATCTCGGGCGTCTTCTTTCCGCGCGGGGGAATCCGGGCGTTACCTGACGCACTGGCGGATGCGGGATCAGACGCCGGTGTGCAGTTCCGCTACTGCTCCAGCGTCACCGAACTCGAACGCCGCGGCGAGCGAGTCACTGCCGTGCGCACTGACCAAGGTGAGCGCATCGCCTGCGACGCGGTGGTCCTGACAACGGAATTGCCCCGGACCTACGAGCTGCTGGGCCGCACGCCCCGTCGCCTCGGGCGGCTGCGAGCAGCGCCGTCGGCGGTCGTGGTGCACGCAGGCTGTGACAGCCTGGCGATGCCCGACAAGCCGACGGCTCATCATTCGATTCTCTTCGGTGAGGCCTGGGAGCAGACGTTCACCGATATCATTCGCGACGGTCGGCTGATGCGCGACCCATCTTTGCTGGTTACGCGGCCAACAGCGGGCGATCCGAGCCTCGCGCCGGCCGGTCGCGACCTGTTGTACCTACTGGCTCCGGCTCCCAACCTGGCCGGGAGTTCCGTTGACTGGTCCGGCGTCGGCGACGCCTACGCCCGAACAATCCTGAACACCGTGGCCGACCGGCTGATGCCGGGCCTCCGGGACAGCGCCGAAGTGCTCGATGTCGTCACCCCCAAAGACTGGGCGCGCCAGGGGATGGCGGCCGGTAGCCCATTCGCGCTCGCACACACCTTCGGCCAGACTGGGCCGTTTCGCCCCGCCAACACCGTCCGCGGCATCGGCAATGCGGTACTGGCTGGATCGTCGACCGTGCCCGGCGTGGGCGTGCCGACCACGCTGATCTCCGGGCGATTGGCCGCCGACCGAATAACTGGCCTCATCGACCGACCGGTAGCCCACATCGATATGAAAGCGCCACTACCATGA
- a CDS encoding phytoene/squalene synthase family protein, with the protein MIRSELDAAGIDDVRLRHAYRRCREINAAHGRTFFLATRLLAPDQRPAVHALYGFARRADDILDELNPDLDTDIRAKRLQQFCDRLVAAADLGDDPVLVAVRHTARRYDIGADLFDDFLASMRMDLTVTDYPTREALNGYMRGSAEAIGLQLLPILGTVVPADEAAPYAAGLGRAFQLTNFLRDVDEDLERNRVYLPADELATYGVDRDVLMWCHRSSRTDARVRSALAAQHEVARETYRFAADGIALLAPRSRPCVATALTLYSEILDRIEDSDFAVFGRRATVGTARRLRVAGAGLLQAWRVRTGDSVGAPRQTGAA; encoded by the coding sequence ATGATCCGAAGTGAACTAGACGCCGCCGGCATCGACGATGTGCGGTTGCGTCACGCATATCGCCGCTGCCGCGAAATCAACGCGGCCCACGGGCGCACCTTCTTCTTGGCCACCCGGTTGCTGGCGCCGGATCAGCGACCGGCCGTGCACGCGTTGTACGGCTTCGCGCGCCGCGCCGACGACATCCTCGACGAGCTTAATCCCGATCTAGACACGGACATTCGAGCTAAGCGTCTTCAGCAATTCTGCGACCGATTGGTCGCCGCCGCAGATCTCGGTGACGATCCCGTCCTGGTAGCGGTCAGACACACCGCGCGTCGGTACGACATCGGCGCGGACCTGTTCGACGATTTCCTCGCGTCAATGCGTATGGACCTGACCGTGACCGACTATCCCACCAGGGAAGCGCTCAACGGCTACATGCGTGGCTCAGCGGAAGCCATTGGGCTCCAACTCCTCCCGATATTGGGGACCGTAGTACCTGCCGACGAAGCCGCGCCGTATGCCGCTGGGCTCGGGCGCGCGTTCCAGCTCACCAATTTCCTCCGTGACGTCGACGAGGACCTTGAGCGGAACAGGGTCTACTTGCCGGCGGACGAACTGGCCACCTATGGCGTGGACCGCGATGTGCTGATGTGGTGTCATCGCAGTAGTCGCACTGATGCGCGAGTTCGCAGCGCATTGGCGGCCCAACACGAGGTCGCACGGGAAACTTATCGGTTTGCCGCCGACGGTATCGCGCTGCTGGCGCCGCGCTCCCGGCCTTGTGTGGCAACGGCATTGACGCTGTATTCGGAGATCCTCGACCGTATCGAAGACAGCGACTTCGCCGTGTTCGGGCGCCGCGCTACCGTCGGCACGGCCCGCCGGCTGCGGGTCGCTGGGGCTGGGCTCCTGCAAGCGTGGCGGGTGCGCACCGGTGACTCTGTGGGGGCTCCTCGACAAACGGGTGCCGCATGA
- a CDS encoding lycopene cyclase domain-containing protein, translated as MSDRWQYLLVLAACLAITAPLELFGSGVYRHPRRLARAVLPVAVVFLIWDMVAVAGKVWTFDASYISGLRIPFGVPIEEVVFFLVIPVCGLLTYNAVSTILDWRNHR; from the coding sequence ATGAGCGATCGGTGGCAATACCTCCTGGTCCTGGCCGCATGTTTGGCGATAACGGCGCCGCTGGAGTTGTTCGGCAGCGGCGTGTATCGGCATCCTCGGCGGCTGGCGAGGGCGGTGCTACCCGTTGCGGTCGTCTTCCTGATCTGGGACATGGTGGCTGTGGCCGGCAAGGTGTGGACATTCGATGCCAGCTACATCAGCGGCCTGCGTATCCCGTTTGGCGTGCCGATCGAGGAAGTGGTGTTCTTCCTCGTGATTCCGGTGTGTGGGCTATTGACCTACAACGCGGTCAGCACGATCCTCGATTGGCGCAACCACCGATGA
- a CDS encoding lycopene cyclase domain-containing protein: MSGLGYTVPVVLAVVAVCALELVVLRTGLFRRLAYWLSMVIVLGFQVLVDGWLTKLSSPVFRYNEDQITGLRFPFDIPIEDFLLGFAVVTAVLLLWERQRLSDGLRDEGATAGHPATRIDRHGRSRLDS; encoded by the coding sequence ATGAGCGGGTTGGGCTACACGGTGCCGGTCGTGTTGGCCGTGGTGGCCGTCTGCGCGCTGGAACTGGTGGTGCTGCGCACCGGTCTGTTTCGGCGCCTGGCCTACTGGTTGTCGATGGTGATCGTGCTTGGTTTTCAGGTCCTGGTCGACGGCTGGCTGACCAAGCTCAGCTCGCCGGTCTTCCGATACAACGAGGATCAGATCACCGGCCTGCGGTTTCCGTTCGATATCCCGATCGAGGATTTCCTGCTGGGCTTTGCCGTGGTCACCGCCGTGCTGCTGCTGTGGGAACGCCAACGTCTCAGCGACGGACTACGCGACGAAGGCGCCACGGCTGGTCACCCTGCCACACGGATCGATCGACACGGCCGCAGCAGGCTAGACAGCTAA
- a CDS encoding MMPL family transporter translates to MLSRMARISIAAPRRVITLAILVMIGTAIFGIPAATSLSGGGFLDPASESARAAAVLADKFHRGDMEMVLLVSTQDGANGGGGVLEGRARAVGTDVVRQLAESPFVAQVASPWDTPHPGPGMLSADGKSAVILAALTGDENSAPKHAQALADRLTGERDGVSVQAGGAAMVYAQVTRQTEKDLLRMEFIAVPLSFVALVWVFGGLLAAALPVAVGGFAILGSLAVLRGIALVTDVSIFALNVTVALGLALAIDYTLLIISRYRDELAEGAPADQALVRTMTTAGRTVVFSAMTVALALVAMVLFPMYFLKSFAYAGIAVVAFAAVAAVVVAPTVIVLLGDRLDAFNVWDLGRRLLRRPAPPPRPIDQTFWYRAAKLVMRHAIPIGLAIIALLLALGAPFLGIKWGYPDDRVLPPSSSARAVSDRIRSDFDANSETRVTVVIPDTAGLTKPDFNRYAAELSRVADVSAVSSPTGTFVAGQPTGPPSAPAAVAGGGAYLTVESTAPLYSPASETQLVQLHAVELAGGRAVLMTGIAAMNRDSVDGITSRLPVVFGFIAVVMLVLLFLLTGSVVLPVKAVVLNMLSLTAAFGALVWIFQDGHLGALGTTPTGTLVANIPVLLFCIAFGLSMDYEVFLLSRIREYWLESPRSHADNDESIALGLARTGRVITAAALLMSISFAGLISAEVSFMRMFGVGLTIAVLVDATLVRVVLVPAFMHVFGSLNWWAPRPLARLHQRAFAGESEADRPEPRDDYLTAVH, encoded by the coding sequence ATGCTATCGAGAATGGCCCGCATCTCCATTGCAGCGCCGCGACGCGTAATCACGCTCGCGATCCTGGTCATGATAGGTACGGCCATCTTCGGCATCCCCGCGGCCACGAGCCTGTCCGGCGGCGGATTCCTGGATCCGGCATCCGAATCCGCACGGGCCGCCGCGGTGCTCGCCGACAAGTTCCATCGGGGCGACATGGAGATGGTGCTGCTGGTGAGCACCCAGGACGGTGCAAACGGTGGCGGCGGCGTCCTGGAGGGTCGCGCACGTGCCGTCGGCACTGACGTCGTGCGCCAGCTCGCCGAATCACCCTTCGTCGCGCAGGTGGCCTCGCCGTGGGACACGCCACACCCGGGGCCGGGCATGCTCAGCGCCGACGGCAAATCCGCAGTGATTCTGGCTGCGCTCACCGGCGATGAGAACAGCGCTCCCAAGCATGCCCAGGCGTTGGCGGACCGGCTCACGGGTGAGCGTGATGGGGTCAGCGTGCAAGCCGGCGGTGCGGCGATGGTCTATGCGCAGGTCACCCGGCAGACCGAAAAAGACTTGTTGCGCATGGAGTTCATTGCGGTGCCGCTGAGCTTCGTCGCGTTGGTATGGGTATTCGGCGGGCTGCTCGCCGCGGCATTGCCGGTCGCCGTGGGCGGGTTCGCGATCCTGGGTTCACTCGCAGTACTGCGTGGCATCGCATTGGTCACCGACGTGTCGATTTTCGCGCTGAACGTGACGGTGGCGCTGGGGTTGGCCTTGGCCATCGACTACACCTTGCTGATCATTAGTCGGTATCGCGACGAACTGGCCGAGGGAGCGCCCGCGGACCAGGCCTTGGTGCGCACCATGACCACGGCGGGTCGCACCGTTGTGTTCTCGGCCATGACGGTGGCCTTGGCGCTCGTGGCAATGGTGCTGTTCCCGATGTACTTCCTGAAGTCTTTCGCCTATGCCGGCATCGCGGTGGTGGCGTTTGCGGCCGTGGCGGCGGTCGTGGTGGCGCCGACGGTGATCGTGTTGTTGGGCGACCGGCTGGATGCATTCAACGTCTGGGATCTGGGTCGGCGGCTGCTGCGTCGCCCCGCCCCGCCGCCACGACCGATAGACCAGACGTTCTGGTACCGGGCGGCGAAGTTGGTCATGCGTCACGCGATCCCGATCGGCCTGGCGATCATCGCGCTGTTGCTCGCGCTAGGGGCACCGTTCCTCGGCATCAAGTGGGGCTATCCCGACGACCGGGTGCTGCCGCCGTCCTCGTCGGCACGGGCAGTCAGCGATCGCATCCGCAGCGATTTCGACGCGAATTCTGAGACCAGAGTCACCGTCGTCATCCCCGATACCGCGGGTCTGACCAAACCGGACTTCAACAGGTATGCCGCAGAACTGTCGCGGGTGGCCGACGTATCGGCGGTGTCCTCGCCGACCGGCACGTTCGTCGCCGGGCAACCCACAGGGCCGCCGTCCGCACCCGCCGCAGTGGCGGGCGGCGGCGCCTATCTGACTGTGGAAAGTACCGCGCCGTTGTACTCGCCCGCCTCCGAAACCCAATTGGTCCAGCTGCATGCCGTGGAGTTGGCGGGAGGCCGGGCGGTGCTGATGACGGGAATCGCTGCGATGAATCGCGACAGCGTTGACGGGATCACGTCGCGGTTGCCCGTGGTGTTCGGGTTTATCGCGGTCGTGATGCTCGTCCTGCTCTTCCTGCTCACCGGCAGCGTGGTGTTGCCGGTCAAGGCGGTGGTGCTCAATATGCTCTCGTTGACGGCGGCGTTCGGTGCTTTGGTGTGGATCTTCCAGGACGGGCATTTGGGTGCGTTGGGCACTACACCGACCGGAACCTTGGTCGCAAACATCCCGGTCTTGTTGTTCTGCATCGCATTCGGTTTGTCCATGGACTACGAAGTGTTCCTGCTGTCCCGCATTCGCGAGTACTGGCTGGAGTCGCCACGAAGTCACGCTGACAACGACGAAAGCATCGCGCTTGGCCTCGCGCGCACGGGTCGGGTGATCACCGCCGCAGCGCTGCTGATGTCGATCTCGTTCGCCGGTCTCATTTCCGCCGAGGTGTCGTTCATGCGCATGTTCGGCGTGGGGCTGACTATTGCCGTGTTGGTCGATGCGACGTTGGTGCGGGTGGTGTTGGTGCCGGCTTTCATGCATGTGTTTGGCAGCCTGAACTGGTGGGCGCCAAGACCGCTGGCACGATTGCACCAGCGGGCTTTTGCAGGTGAATCCGAAGCCGACCGGCCCGAACCACGCGACGACTATCTGACCGCGGTGCACTGA
- a CDS encoding carotenoid oxygenase family protein, with product MTSPQTAETRNPYLEGFLAPVGAEVTAADLPVTGHVPEHLDGRYLRNGPNPVAEVDPATYHWFAGEGMVHGVALRDGKARWYRNRWVRSPGVCAALGEPAPAPRSPRAGVIDGGPNTNVLTHAGRTLALVEAGVVNYELTDELDTVGPCDFDGTLSGGYTAHPLRDPRSGELHAVSYSFARGRTVQYSVIGTDGRARRTVGIAVTGSPMMHSFSLTDKYVVLYDLPVTFQPAPALPTAVPRWLQQPARLVIQSVIGRVKIPSPIASMLSRGAQGSGGFPYSWNPNYPARIGVLPRDGGNEDVRWFEIEPCYLYHPLNAYSEIRGGSEVLVLDVVRYARMFERDRHGPGGDSRPLLVRWTINLATGALTTESLDDRPQEFPRINEALVGGRHRYGYTVGIEGGFVVGDGSGSTEMSTALYKHDYTSGSTTVASLDPALLIGEMCFVPNPPSGSGANGKARDEDDGILMGYAYHRGHDEGQLLLLDAQTLESMATVHLPQRIPMGFHGNWAPRA from the coding sequence ATGACGTCACCACAGACCGCCGAAACCCGGAATCCGTATCTGGAGGGCTTCCTGGCGCCGGTCGGCGCCGAGGTCACCGCCGCAGATCTACCGGTCACCGGGCACGTGCCCGAACACCTCGACGGACGCTATCTGCGCAACGGGCCTAATCCGGTCGCAGAGGTGGACCCGGCCACCTATCACTGGTTCGCCGGTGAGGGCATGGTGCATGGGGTGGCGCTGCGCGACGGGAAGGCCCGTTGGTACCGCAATCGATGGGTGCGCAGCCCGGGTGTGTGTGCCGCCCTCGGCGAGCCCGCGCCCGCTCCGCGCAGCCCGCGCGCCGGAGTGATCGACGGCGGACCCAATACCAATGTGCTGACTCATGCCGGGCGCACGCTGGCACTCGTGGAAGCCGGTGTCGTCAACTACGAGCTCACCGATGAGCTCGACACCGTCGGGCCGTGTGACTTCGACGGCACGTTGTCCGGTGGCTATACCGCCCATCCGCTGCGTGATCCCCGAAGCGGCGAACTGCACGCGGTGTCCTACTCGTTCGCCCGCGGGAGGACCGTGCAGTACTCGGTGATCGGCACCGATGGACGTGCCCGCCGTACGGTCGGTATCGCGGTGACGGGATCGCCGATGATGCACAGCTTTTCGCTGACCGACAAATATGTGGTGCTCTACGACCTACCGGTGACATTCCAGCCGGCGCCGGCGTTGCCGACGGCCGTGCCGCGCTGGTTGCAACAACCGGCCCGATTGGTAATCCAATCGGTTATCGGCCGCGTCAAGATCCCCAGCCCGATCGCGTCGATGCTCAGCCGAGGCGCGCAAGGCTCGGGGGGCTTCCCGTACTCCTGGAACCCTAACTACCCAGCACGCATCGGCGTGCTGCCGCGCGACGGCGGCAACGAAGACGTGCGGTGGTTCGAGATCGAACCCTGCTACCTCTACCACCCGCTCAACGCCTACTCGGAAATCCGCGGTGGCTCCGAGGTTCTGGTACTCGACGTCGTGCGGTACGCGCGGATGTTCGAACGGGACCGACACGGTCCCGGTGGCGACAGCCGGCCCCTGTTGGTTCGCTGGACCATCAATCTGGCGACGGGTGCGCTGACCACCGAATCGCTCGACGATCGACCCCAGGAGTTTCCCCGGATCAACGAAGCCTTGGTGGGTGGCCGGCACCGCTATGGCTACACGGTCGGCATCGAGGGCGGGTTTGTCGTCGGCGACGGATCGGGGTCGACCGAGATGTCGACTGCGTTGTACAAGCACGACTACACGAGCGGGTCGACTACGGTCGCTTCGCTCGATCCCGCGTTGCTGATCGGTGAGATGTGCTTTGTGCCGAACCCCCCGTCCGGCTCCGGGGCGAACGGGAAAGCCCGCGATGAAGATGACGGCATCCTCATGGGCTACGCCTATCACCGCGGCCACGACGAGGGGCAACTTCTCCTGCTGGATGCTCAGACGCTGGAGTCGATGGCCACCGTGCACCTGCCACAACGGATACCGATGGGCTTTCACGGCAATTGGGCTCCGAGAGCCTGA
- a CDS encoding ABC transporter ATP-binding protein — MGVAIEVNNLTKSFGSSRIWEDVTLEIPQGEVSVLLGPSGTGKSVFLKSLIGLLRPERGSILIDGTDIIECSAKELYEIRTLFGVLFQDGALFGSMNLYDNTAFPLREHTKKKESQIRDIVMEKLAMVGLTGDEKKFPGEISGGMRKRAGLARALVLDPQIILCDEPDSGLDPVRTAYLSQLIMDINAQIDATILIVTHNINIARTVPDNMGMLFRKHLVMFGPREVLLTSDEPVVRQFLNGRRIGPIGMSEEKDEATMAEEQALLDAGHHAGGTEEIEGVPPQIAATPGMPERKAVARRQARVRQMLHTLPKDAQAAILEDLEGTHNLA; from the coding sequence ATGGGCGTCGCTATCGAGGTGAATAACCTGACGAAGTCCTTTGGATCCTCGAGGATCTGGGAAGACGTCACGCTGGAGATCCCCCAAGGGGAGGTCAGCGTGTTGCTGGGACCGTCGGGTACCGGCAAATCAGTGTTCCTGAAGTCCCTCATCGGTCTGCTGCGGCCCGAACGCGGTTCGATCCTCATCGACGGCACCGACATCATCGAATGCTCGGCAAAAGAGCTCTATGAAATTAGGACGCTCTTCGGCGTGCTGTTCCAGGACGGTGCGCTGTTCGGGTCGATGAACCTCTACGACAACACCGCCTTCCCGCTCCGCGAGCACACCAAGAAGAAGGAAAGCCAAATCCGGGACATCGTCATGGAGAAGCTGGCCATGGTCGGCCTCACCGGGGACGAAAAGAAGTTCCCCGGCGAAATCTCCGGCGGTATGCGTAAGCGTGCCGGACTCGCCCGCGCCCTGGTTCTGGACCCACAAATCATTCTGTGTGACGAGCCGGACTCGGGCCTGGACCCGGTCCGCACCGCCTACCTGAGCCAGCTGATCATGGACATCAACGCCCAGATCGACGCGACCATCCTCATCGTGACCCACAACATCAACATCGCCCGCACGGTGCCGGACAACATGGGCATGCTGTTCCGCAAGCACCTCGTCATGTTCGGCCCGCGCGAGGTGCTGTTGACCAGCGACGAGCCAGTGGTGCGCCAGTTCCTCAATGGCCGCCGTATCGGGCCTATCGGCATGTCCGAGGAAAAGGACGAGGCCACGATGGCCGAAGAGCAAGCCCTGCTCGATGCGGGTCACCACGCCGGCGGTACCGAGGAAATCGAGGGTGTCCCGCCGCAGATTGCCGCGACGCCGGGAATGCCGGAGCGCAAGGCGGTGGCTCGGCGCCAGGCCCGCGTGCGCCAGATGCTGCACACCCTGCCCAAGGATGCCCAGGCGGCGATCCTCGAGGACCTCGAGGGTACGCACAACCTGGCGTAG